A portion of the Crocosphaera sp. UHCC 0190 genome contains these proteins:
- a CDS encoding type II toxin-antitoxin system death-on-curing family toxin, with the protein MTEIRWLNKQALILLHSETISLHGGLDGIRDEGLLESALARPQNIHVYENETDVIRLAAIYGIGIARNHAFLDGNKRAAFLAIGLFLRLNGFRLVANPAEATQVMLKVATGEMMESELISWIKNNISETSS; encoded by the coding sequence ATGACAGAAATTCGCTGGCTTAATAAACAAGCATTAATTTTACTTCATTCTGAAACGATAAGTCTTCATGGAGGTCTTGATGGCATAAGAGATGAAGGATTACTTGAGTCAGCGTTAGCTCGTCCTCAAAATATTCATGTCTATGAGAATGAAACTGATGTAATTAGACTCGCGGCTATTTATGGTATTGGAATAGCAAGGAATCATGCTTTTTTAGATGGTAACAAAAGAGCAGCTTTCTTGGCTATTGGTTTATTTCTTCGCCTTAATGGTTTTCGTTTAGTTGCTAATCCAGCCGAGGCGACACAAGTAATGTTAAAAGTAGCAACTGGTGAAATGATGGAATCAGAATTAATCTCTTGGATTAAAAATAATATATCAGAAACGTCTAGTTAA
- a CDS encoding tyrosine-type recombinase/integrase: MRETSTVEVTPSQANERLLEMWLDGHSAHTVDSYRRAVGRFLDYVNKPLHLVTLADLQLWRASLSDLSPSSVATVLAAVKSLLSFAYQLGVLPTNVGTALKTPKVKDTLNERILSELEVTTLITLERNQRNRVMLRLLYAGGLRVSELCALKWRDLKPRHQLGQVTVFGKGGKTRTVLLPQGVWEELCQLKGSSLPNDAVFRSRQGGGHLDRSQVYRIVKAAAKRAGIEGNVSPHWLRHAHASHSLDRGAPLHLVQATLGHSSVATTERYLHARPNDSSAMYLPG, encoded by the coding sequence AAATGTGGTTGGATGGTCATTCGGCTCATACAGTAGACTCTTACCGTCGTGCTGTCGGGCGTTTTCTCGACTATGTGAATAAACCCCTACACCTCGTCACCCTGGCCGATCTCCAACTCTGGCGAGCTTCTTTGAGTGATCTCTCCCCCTCGTCGGTGGCGACAGTTCTGGCGGCGGTTAAATCGTTGCTGAGTTTTGCCTATCAACTCGGCGTTTTACCCACCAATGTGGGAACGGCTCTCAAAACCCCAAAGGTCAAGGATACTCTCAATGAACGGATTCTCTCGGAGTTGGAAGTGACCACCCTAATTACATTAGAGCGTAATCAACGCAATCGGGTGATGCTCCGGTTGCTGTACGCTGGTGGCTTGAGGGTGAGTGAGTTATGTGCCTTGAAGTGGCGGGATCTCAAACCCCGTCATCAGTTAGGACAAGTAACGGTGTTTGGCAAAGGGGGAAAGACGCGAACCGTACTACTACCCCAAGGAGTCTGGGAGGAGTTATGTCAATTGAAAGGGTCAAGTCTGCCCAATGACGCGGTGTTTCGCTCTCGACAAGGGGGCGGTCATTTGGATCGCTCTCAAGTGTATCGCATTGTCAAAGCGGCCGCCAAACGGGCTGGAATTGAAGGAAATGTCAGTCCTCACTGGCTGAGACACGCCCATGCTTCCCATAGTTTAGACCGAGGTGCGCCCCTTCATCTCGTCCAAGCGACGTTAGGCCATTCTTCGGTGGCGACGACGGAACGGTATTTGCACGCTAGACCTAATGATAGTTCGGCCATGTATTTACCTGGGTAG